From Vigna unguiculata cultivar IT97K-499-35 chromosome 5, ASM411807v1, whole genome shotgun sequence, the proteins below share one genomic window:
- the LOC114184355 gene encoding uncharacterized protein LOC114184355 yields MRKVLIKPSVLGLIINVFEDVVAEEEEGDHGVAGVEADLKSILNSQWMNLVLAKMMVPEEEEDMAEVEARNHMIKGSSSKKNKKGDEAHLAQDESDSESDHVLLMVTTNSEEDESCWYLYTGCSNHMTRRREWLIDLDPSVRSNVKFTDNSTITAEGVRKVMITRKDGKTAYMSDVLYVPNMKNNLLCLGQLLEKGYTMSMQQNHIEVYDGQ; encoded by the exons ATGAGAAAAGTACTGATCAAGCCTTCAGTACTAGGGTTGATAATCAACGTTTTCGAGGACGTGGTGGCAGAAGAGGAAGAGGGAGATCACGGGGTGGCAGGAGTAGAGGCAGATTTGAAGAGTATTCTGAACAGTCAGTGGATGAATCTGGTACTAGCCAAAATGATGGTACCAGAGGAGGAGGAAGACATGGCAGAGGTAGAGGCAAGAAACCATATGATAAAAGGAAG TTCAAGTAAGAAGAACAAGAAAGGTGATGAAGCACATCTTGCCCAAGACGAGAGTGATAGTGAATCTGATCATGTGTTGTTAATGGTCACAACAAACAGTGAAGAAGACGAGTCTTGCTGGTATTTGTACACGGGATGTTCCAACCACATGACAAGGAGGAGAGAGTGGCTGATAGATCTTGATCCAAGCGTGAGAAGCAATGTCAAATTCACGGACAACAGCACAATAACAGCAGAAGGAGTTCGCAAAGTTATGATCACTCGAAAAGATGGTAAAACTGCTTACATGAGTGATGTGTTGTATGTTCccaacatgaaaaataatttgttatgttTGGGACAATTACTGGAGAAGGGTTATACTATGTCAATGCAGCAAAATCACATAGAGGTGTATGATGGACAATAA